One Lysinibacillus sp. OF-1 DNA segment encodes these proteins:
- a CDS encoding TerC family protein: protein MDVINEILNTYAQFFNWQMWGQVLTDPVSWGLIFSLIIMEGLLSADNALVLAVLVKHLPQHQRKKALMYGMFGAYFFRFLFIGIGVYLVKFSIVKVIGATYLMWLVILHFKNKSTDEGDAHEFKKTGWMVRVFGTFWATVISVELMDIAFSVDSILAAFAISDQVWVLLLGGVLGIIMMRTIAGVFLSLIERVPELETTAYILIAIIALKMFASIFGFHLSHEVFFIILIAAFLLTFVVHKMNKKTAV, encoded by the coding sequence GTGGATGTAATAAACGAGATATTAAATACATATGCACAGTTTTTTAACTGGCAGATGTGGGGACAAGTTTTAACAGATCCAGTATCATGGGGCCTTATTTTTTCATTGATTATTATGGAAGGGCTATTGTCTGCAGACAATGCGCTTGTTTTAGCAGTACTTGTTAAACATCTTCCACAGCATCAGCGGAAAAAAGCGCTAATGTATGGGATGTTTGGGGCTTATTTTTTCCGATTTCTCTTCATCGGTATTGGCGTTTACCTCGTAAAATTCTCTATTGTTAAAGTGATCGGTGCAACTTATTTAATGTGGTTAGTCATATTACATTTTAAAAATAAAAGCACTGATGAAGGAGACGCACACGAGTTTAAGAAGACAGGTTGGATGGTTCGAGTCTTTGGTACTTTCTGGGCGACTGTTATTTCAGTTGAATTAATGGATATCGCCTTTTCAGTAGACTCTATATTAGCGGCATTTGCCATATCCGATCAAGTATGGGTTCTTTTATTAGGTGGAGTTTTAGGCATTATTATGATGCGTACCATCGCTGGTGTATTTCTTTCATTGATTGAACGTGTACCAGAACTTGAAACGACTGCCTATATTTTAATTGCCATTATTGCATTGAAAATGTTTGCTAGTATTTTTGGATTCCATCTTTCACATGAAGTATTCTTTATTATTTTAATTGCTGCATTCTTATTGACGTTTGTTGTTCACAAGATGAATAAGAAAACAGCAGTGTAA
- a CDS encoding HpcH/HpaI aldolase/citrate lyase family protein, producing the protein MQHFATEAETIFFKKPQPFTKWETPDILSYALGATLYMPASMPAIVSLIQSQKYEELTSLVIDLEDAVGDIELRDCEAKLMEDISELYALYQQKKLLLQDLPLLFIRVRHVEQFQRLTTILGKKQEILTGYVFPKFTAAQGARYFELLEQTILENDLILYGMPILESREVLYKESRMEALLDIKAVLHQYRARVLNVRIGATDFCGIYGIRRRMDSTIYDISVIRDCIADIVNVLGREEDGFVISGPVWEYFSNQRVLKPALRETPFSEKGALDTRKALLDDCLDGLMKEVLMDKQNGIVGKTIIHPSHIRVVHALYAISYEEYLDALSIVENNDGHKGVMKSHYANKMNEIKPHMRWAQRILKQAQVYGVYHESVDFASLLLNSEIGGSVYATTNE; encoded by the coding sequence ATGCAACACTTTGCAACAGAAGCAGAGACGATTTTTTTTAAGAAGCCACAGCCTTTTACTAAGTGGGAAACGCCAGATATTTTATCATATGCTCTAGGTGCGACTCTGTATATGCCAGCTTCTATGCCTGCGATTGTGAGTTTGATTCAATCACAAAAATATGAAGAACTCACATCACTCGTCATTGATCTGGAGGATGCAGTAGGCGATATAGAATTACGAGATTGTGAAGCGAAGTTGATGGAGGATATTAGTGAGCTATATGCACTCTATCAACAAAAAAAATTATTACTTCAGGATCTACCATTACTTTTTATTCGTGTACGTCATGTTGAGCAATTTCAAAGGTTAACAACTATTTTAGGGAAAAAGCAAGAAATACTAACGGGCTATGTATTTCCAAAGTTTACAGCAGCACAGGGCGCCCGTTATTTTGAGCTTCTTGAACAAACAATTTTAGAAAATGACTTAATTCTATATGGTATGCCGATTTTAGAGAGCCGTGAGGTGCTCTATAAGGAATCTCGCATGGAAGCATTATTAGACATTAAGGCAGTGCTACATCAATACAGAGCTCGTGTATTAAATGTACGTATTGGTGCCACTGATTTCTGTGGCATTTATGGAATTCGTCGTCGTATGGACTCGACCATTTATGATATCAGTGTAATCCGTGATTGTATTGCAGATATTGTCAACGTCCTTGGTCGTGAGGAAGACGGGTTTGTTATCTCCGGGCCTGTGTGGGAGTATTTTAGTAATCAGCGTGTATTAAAGCCTGCATTAAGAGAAACACCATTTAGTGAAAAGGGAGCTCTTGATACGAGGAAAGCATTATTAGACGATTGTTTAGATGGATTAATGAAAGAAGTGTTAATGGATAAACAAAATGGTATTGTGGGAAAAACAATTATTCATCCTAGTCATATCCGTGTTGTTCATGCCCTCTATGCCATTTCCTATGAAGAATATTTAGATGCGCTAAGTATTGTAGAGAATAATGATGGTCACAAAGGTGTGATGAAAAGTCATTATGCGAACAAGATGAATGAAATCAAACCACATATGAGATGGGCACAGCGAATATTAAAACAGGCACAAGTCTATGGTGTCTATCATGAATCTGTCGATTTTGCCTCACTCTTATTAAATTCAGAAATAGGTGGTAGTGTTTATGCAACAACAAATGAGTAA
- a CDS encoding TerD family protein: protein MAIQLSKGQRIDLTKQDPGLNSIGIGLGWDVKQFDGGQDFDLDASVFLLDASGKCRNEQDFIFYNNLASLDQSVVHTGDNRTGEGDGDDEKILVNLKQVSPQIEKIVVTVTIYDAEGRHQNFGQVLNAYVRLTNEDSGSEVLRYDLGEDFSIETAVVFCELYRHNGEWKFAAVGSGYQGGLAALINAYGLQ from the coding sequence ATGGCTATTCAATTAAGTAAAGGGCAACGTATTGATTTAACCAAGCAAGACCCAGGATTAAATAGCATTGGCATTGGCTTAGGCTGGGATGTTAAGCAATTTGATGGTGGGCAAGACTTTGACCTCGATGCATCTGTATTTTTACTAGATGCATCAGGTAAATGTCGTAATGAACAAGATTTTATCTTCTATAATAATTTAGCGAGTCTAGACCAATCTGTTGTTCATACAGGTGATAATCGTACAGGTGAAGGTGATGGGGATGATGAAAAGATTCTTGTCAACTTAAAGCAAGTATCACCTCAAATTGAAAAGATTGTGGTAACGGTTACTATCTATGATGCTGAGGGTCGTCATCAAAACTTCGGACAAGTACTAAATGCTTATGTTCGATTGACAAATGAAGATTCGGGATCAGAGGTATTACGCTATGATTTAGGCGAAGATTTCAGTATTGAAACTGCCGTTGTATTTTGTGAGCTTTACCGTCATAATGGCGAGTGGAAATTTGCCGCAGTAGGCTCAGGCTATCAGGGTGGACTAGCAGCATTAATCAACGCATATGGCCTACAGTAA